A stretch of the Bacillus sp. FJAT-18017 genome encodes the following:
- a CDS encoding cation:proton antiporter codes for MFILQLALIILAAKLAGALSVRFGQPSVLGEIIVGVLLGPSVFGLIEATETLATFSTIGVILLMFIAGLETDLGEFKRSGKASAFVGFGGIIVPLFLGYLAGEMMGLTNLQSWFLGVMLSATSVSISVQALKEMNQLKTPEGTTILGAAVLDDVVVMIILAFLMSFAGGGDVSLTALVIKKVLFFVFAILIAWKVVPWVMNKLTKLPVSEAVISAALIICFVYAFTAEITGVANIIGAYIAGIALGLTKFKQEVFEKVETISYSIFVPVFFAYIGISAQFTGILDNLGLIILLSILAILTKLVGAGAGAKLSGFGWNSSMGIGSAMVSRGEVALIVASMGLASNLVTQDMYATIIVVVIVTTIVTPPMMKFFFKPNVKTELLAS; via the coding sequence ATGTTCATTCTTCAATTGGCACTCATTATCCTGGCAGCTAAGCTTGCAGGTGCTCTGAGCGTAAGGTTCGGGCAGCCTTCCGTACTAGGAGAAATCATTGTAGGTGTTTTACTTGGACCATCTGTTTTCGGATTAATTGAAGCAACAGAAACCTTAGCAACATTTAGTACCATCGGTGTTATTTTATTAATGTTTATCGCTGGGCTGGAAACGGATCTTGGTGAATTTAAACGTTCCGGCAAGGCATCAGCCTTTGTTGGATTCGGTGGCATTATTGTTCCATTATTTTTAGGATACCTTGCAGGGGAAATGATGGGGCTGACAAACTTGCAATCGTGGTTTTTGGGCGTCATGCTTTCTGCAACAAGTGTGAGTATCTCCGTTCAAGCTCTTAAAGAAATGAACCAATTAAAGACGCCTGAAGGAACGACCATTCTTGGTGCCGCCGTTCTAGATGATGTTGTAGTAATGATCATATTGGCATTCCTAATGAGCTTTGCAGGCGGTGGGGATGTATCCTTAACAGCATTGGTCATAAAGAAAGTATTGTTCTTTGTATTTGCTATTTTAATTGCCTGGAAAGTGGTTCCTTGGGTCATGAATAAACTTACAAAATTACCTGTAAGTGAAGCGGTCATTTCAGCTGCATTAATTATTTGTTTTGTTTATGCATTTACAGCCGAAATTACAGGTGTTGCAAACATTATTGGAGCCTATATAGCAGGTATTGCTTTAGGCTTAACCAAATTCAAACAAGAGGTATTTGAAAAAGTTGAAACAATCAGCTATTCCATTTTTGTTCCGGTATTCTTTGCCTACATTGGTATTTCCGCTCAATTTACTGGCATTCTTGATAATTTAGGTTTGATTATTTTACTTAGTATTTTAGCCATTTTAACCAAGTTGGTTGGAGCAGGAGCTGGTGCAAAACTATCTGGGTTCGGTTGGAACAGCTCAATGGGAATTGGCTCGGCAATGGTTTCCCGTGGTGAAGTTGCATTAATTGTTGCATCTATGGGCTTAGCATCAAATTTAGTAACTCAAGATATGTATGCAACCATCATTGTTGTTGTCATCGTAACAACGATTGTTACTCCGCCAATGATGAAGTTCTTTTTTAAACCGAATGTGAAAACTGAATTATTAGCAAGCTAA
- a CDS encoding FIMAH domain-containing protein yields the protein MGKKRYRKLLSSFLIVMLITSFFQFSINAETKNDETVVAKLKGRGFKEVQNLGTPATGAVVTDAIFGKENGRDVVYTTANGGLFNVIDVKNNKVLFNEQLGKVSQVWTHIIAPDGTVYIAGLAEKNAGELWSYSPQTKSVKNLGIPDPSHQFWSSTTDNQGNVYIGTYKEKEGKIFKYDVNQQKFVDLGKVDVIGDASYVRSLTYHDGYLYAGLGVTGSVYRINTETLEKENITKNAPDILGKTLEEMQFAYDMEVAGNYLFVRFSGVSAILIYDLTTQEWTDKVIGGIKGDGSEDDYGAFGYSQLAVNDGKTYVINERHILEVDVTTLETRETGIRYPAGWRGSAFVEFGEDSTDSRLVTVKRSGEIMTVDLDAKKIIDLPLAMNGNLPLALHSLGLGPDGNLYMTTYPGGPKGARYNTKTGEITTYSQGQAEGMAAGNGSDMYFGIYSGASIQKMNTDTLKTETLFNLYDVYEQDRPYIMKFENEKLLIGTIPYYQKLGGTLTIYDPITGERETHRNIVQDQSIVGLAYKDGKIYGSTTIRGGLDIEPTAKKAKMFVWDVEGQKKITEFELDFPELDTPPMISGLTFDEDGLLWGAVDGILFAMNPDTYEIVKSKNLYPNIKNRGMWRPVHILFGEDGLLYTDIGGKLAVVDPKSENLKHVSLIESGPEVSFIELAYDNEGNQNIYFIDGDQNYLKMIPVIDGGKLPVVPIYETVPVPFENAGFEGTVGENNSIPGWSSLFGLTKNVSYRITNEKAKTGNNSLKITDRAQNETVFVVSDPIPVTAGVEYTGTVEMYLEDGSASFFIRYFDAAGKQVGKDVDGVNIIHVRGGHKQWQTVRATVTAPENAVSARLFGGASNFFTTSGAYYDDFKLTYEREVVLDEVVLSGENTLLQGEEMESKLSVLLTNGDSVDLDEVDVEWINSSPQVAAVENGKITGKNAGTTEIQAIVTYQDKEYTSNKLTVTVTVTTATVANQIAELQTSKQIEHSLAKQLTNRLDQAQHHYDKGHIQQAKKHLKDFTRHLNNSNANNEIKAMLTNNVNAIWE from the coding sequence ATGGGGAAAAAACGTTATCGCAAATTGCTCTCAAGCTTCTTAATTGTCATGTTAATCACTAGTTTCTTTCAATTCAGTATAAATGCCGAAACAAAAAATGATGAGACTGTTGTTGCAAAGTTGAAAGGTCGTGGTTTTAAAGAAGTGCAGAATCTGGGTACTCCTGCTACAGGGGCAGTGGTAACGGATGCCATATTTGGAAAAGAGAATGGGAGAGATGTTGTCTATACAACGGCAAATGGAGGACTATTTAATGTTATTGATGTTAAGAACAATAAGGTTCTCTTTAATGAGCAATTAGGAAAAGTAAGCCAGGTCTGGACTCATATTATTGCTCCGGATGGAACCGTATATATTGCTGGATTAGCAGAAAAGAACGCAGGAGAACTTTGGAGTTATTCACCACAAACAAAATCTGTTAAGAATTTAGGGATTCCGGATCCAAGCCATCAATTCTGGAGCAGCACAACCGATAATCAAGGGAATGTCTATATCGGTACCTACAAGGAAAAAGAAGGTAAAATATTCAAATACGATGTCAATCAGCAAAAATTTGTTGATCTAGGAAAAGTGGATGTCATTGGTGATGCTAGTTATGTGCGATCGTTAACCTACCACGACGGTTACCTCTACGCAGGCTTGGGGGTTACAGGAAGTGTGTACCGAATCAACACTGAGACTTTAGAAAAAGAAAATATCACGAAAAATGCACCTGATATCCTTGGGAAAACACTTGAAGAAATGCAATTCGCATATGATATGGAGGTTGCTGGAAACTACTTATTTGTACGCTTTAGTGGGGTAAGTGCTATTTTAATTTATGATCTAACTACACAAGAGTGGACAGATAAAGTAATAGGCGGTATAAAAGGGGATGGTTCAGAGGATGACTACGGAGCTTTTGGATATTCGCAATTAGCTGTAAATGATGGCAAAACATATGTAATTAACGAACGTCATATTTTAGAAGTGGATGTAACCACATTGGAAACAAGGGAAACGGGTATCCGTTATCCAGCAGGATGGCGGGGAAGTGCTTTTGTTGAATTTGGAGAGGACTCCACAGATTCACGTCTTGTTACGGTAAAAAGGTCCGGAGAAATTATGACAGTGGATTTGGATGCCAAAAAAATAATCGATTTACCTTTAGCGATGAATGGGAATTTGCCGTTAGCTTTACATAGTCTTGGACTTGGTCCTGATGGCAACCTCTACATGACTACTTACCCTGGAGGTCCAAAAGGGGCAAGATACAACACGAAAACAGGTGAAATTACCACGTATTCTCAAGGTCAAGCGGAAGGTATGGCTGCTGGTAATGGCTCTGACATGTATTTCGGAATATACTCCGGAGCATCGATTCAAAAGATGAATACAGATACACTAAAAACTGAGACACTTTTCAATTTATATGATGTTTATGAACAAGACCGTCCATATATCATGAAATTTGAGAATGAAAAATTATTAATCGGTACAATTCCATACTATCAAAAATTAGGTGGAACGCTGACAATCTATGACCCTATTACAGGAGAAAGAGAGACACATAGAAATATTGTCCAAGACCAAAGTATCGTTGGCCTTGCTTATAAGGATGGCAAGATTTACGGGTCTACCACAATCCGTGGAGGGTTAGATATCGAACCAACTGCCAAGAAGGCAAAAATGTTTGTGTGGGATGTGGAAGGCCAAAAGAAAATTACAGAATTTGAATTAGACTTCCCGGAATTGGATACGCCTCCAATGATAAGTGGACTGACCTTTGATGAAGATGGTTTATTATGGGGAGCCGTTGATGGGATCTTATTTGCAATGAACCCTGATACGTACGAAATCGTAAAATCTAAGAATTTATATCCGAATATCAAAAATAGAGGGATGTGGAGACCTGTCCATATCCTGTTTGGAGAAGATGGGTTACTATATACGGACATTGGTGGAAAATTAGCAGTAGTAGACCCTAAATCAGAAAATCTCAAACACGTTAGCTTGATTGAGTCGGGACCTGAAGTCTCGTTTATTGAACTGGCATACGATAATGAAGGCAACCAAAATATTTATTTTATCGACGGTGACCAAAATTATTTAAAAATGATTCCTGTCATTGATGGAGGGAAACTACCTGTTGTACCTATTTATGAAACGGTTCCCGTACCATTTGAAAATGCAGGATTTGAAGGAACAGTAGGAGAAAACAATTCTATTCCGGGTTGGTCGTCTTTGTTTGGTCTTACAAAAAATGTTTCGTACAGGATAACCAACGAAAAGGCTAAAACAGGAAACAATTCCCTGAAAATTACGGATAGGGCTCAAAATGAAACAGTGTTTGTTGTATCAGATCCAATTCCGGTTACAGCTGGTGTTGAGTATACGGGTACAGTTGAAATGTATTTAGAGGATGGCAGTGCAAGCTTCTTTATCCGTTATTTTGATGCAGCTGGTAAGCAGGTTGGGAAGGATGTCGATGGTGTCAATATCATTCACGTTAGGGGCGGACATAAACAATGGCAAACGGTACGTGCTACGGTCACAGCACCTGAAAATGCTGTTTCTGCTAGATTATTTGGAGGGGCTTCTAACTTCTTTACAACGTCAGGGGCATATTATGATGACTTCAAATTAACGTATGAAAGAGAAGTTGTCCTAGATGAAGTGGTGCTCTCCGGAGAAAATACACTACTCCAAGGTGAGGAAATGGAATCCAAACTATCTGTACTTCTTACGAATGGGGATTCAGTCGATCTAGATGAAGTTGATGTAGAGTGGATAAATAGTTCACCACAGGTTGCTGCGGTAGAGAACGGAAAAATTACTGGTAAAAATGCAGGAACTACCGAAATTCAAGCAATTGTGACTTATCAAGATAAAGAATACACATCAAATAAGCTAACCGTGACAGTTACCGTCACCACAGCTACAGTAGCTAATCAGATTGCAGAGCTTCAAACATCTAAACAAATCGAACATTCACTAGCAAAACAACTAACAAACCGTTTAGACCAAGCACAGCATCATTACGATAAAGGCCACATACAACAAGCAAAAAAACACCTTAAAGACTTTACAAGGCACCTAAATAATAGTAATGCTAACAACGAAATTAAAGCAATGCTCACTAACAACGTAAACGCTATTTGGGAATAA